The Cervus elaphus chromosome 12, mCerEla1.1, whole genome shotgun sequence genome includes a region encoding these proteins:
- the LOC122705516 gene encoding brain ribonuclease — MALKSLVLLSVLVLVLLLLVRVQPSLGKESAAAKFRRQHMDAGSSSSGNANYCNQMMKRRRMTHGRCKPVNTFVHESLDNVKAVCSQKNITCKNGQPNCYQSNSTMNITDCRETGSSKYPNCAYKTSQKQKYITVACEGKPYVPVHFDGSVFLPATPLPSLPAPHKHRLLWLEGNNSS, encoded by the coding sequence ATGGCTCTGAAGTCCTTGGTCCTGTTGTCAGTGCTGgtcctggtgctgctgctgctggtgcggGTCCAGCCTTCCCTGGGCAAGGAATCTGCAGCCGCCAAGTTCCGGAGGCAGCACATGGACGCTGGCAGCTCCTCCAGCGGCAACGCCAACTACTGCAATCAGATGATGAAGCGCCGGAGGATGACACATGGACGATGCAAGCCGGTGAACACCTTTGTGCACGAGTCCCTGGACAATGTCAAGGCCGTGTGCTCCCAGAAAAACATCACCTGCAAGAATGGGCAGCCCAACTGCTACCAGAGCAACTCCACCATGAACATCACAGACTGCCGCGAGACTGGCAGCTCTAAGTACCCCAACTGTGCCTACAAGACTAGCCAGAAGCAGAAATACATCACCGTGGCTTGTGAGGGAAAGCCGTATGTGCCAGTCCACTTTGATGGTTCGGTGTTCTTACCTGCCACCCCACTACCCTCACTGCCAGCTCCACACAAGCACAGGCTTCTCTGGCTTGAGGGCAATAACTCAAGTTAG